The window AGAATCTGCTCAGATTCTGAGACCGATTCGGTATCAATGGTAACGGTATAGCCCTGCTCATCGTCATCGAGTCCCGCGTACGCCGCGAGCTGATGCTCAAGCACGCTGAGATCTGCTTCCGAGATGTCGCGGCCTTCACGCTGGCGGTTTTGAATGCGCTGTCGAAGCACATCGGCATCGGCACGAAAGAACAGGATACGAATCGGCACACCGAGACGATCCGCCAGTTGCTTAAAAGGTTTTCTCTGCTGGCGTTCGAGAAACGTCGCGTCAATGATTACGGAATACCAGGATTGCAGAACAGCCTCGGCAAGTTCTGCAAGTTTCCCATAGGTTTGCCGACCGGCGTCTTCGGAGTACACCCCTTCACTGATAGTGGACGCCTCACCTTGCCGCCTGCCTTTACCGAACATTCGCTGTCGCTCGCGATCCGAGCGAATTCTTATTGCTGCCAATGACTCAACCAATGGCCCCGAGAGGGTGGACTTGCCGCTGCCCGACAAGCCATGGGTGATGAATAATGCAGGCTGTTGCGGCTGTGTGTAGCTGAGCGCGAGCTGTAGATAACACTCGAATTCCTGCATGTCTGACGATTGCAGGTCGGACACGGCTTGCTGGCCCAAACGAATACACGCGACTTTGGCTCGCACCATGGCACGGTAAGCCTGGTAGTAGCGAAATACCCGCAGCCCCTGATAATCCCCGGTCCTTTCCAGATAGCTGTTCAAAAAACGGCAGGCAAGATTGTGCTTCCCGTGGTACTCGAGGTCCATGCACAGGAAAGCTACCTCGCTCATTACGTCAATCCAGTAGAGATCAGGATTAAACTCGATACCATCAAAGATGACCACTCGATCGTCGACCACCGCCATATTGCCCAGATGCATATCACCATGGCATTCACGAATAAAGCCCTGTTCTTTTCTCTGCCGAAAATGCGGGTAACACGATTCGTATTGGTGTTCGGCCCATACTTCCAGCTGATCAAGCAATTCAAGATGTCGGGGAGCGTGCATACGCTCTCGAATTTGCACAAAATTTTCATGCACCGGTGCGGCGACGTGATCAGGATTTCCATATCGGGTGCCGGGAGTTGCTGCCGGAATGGTCTGGTGAAAGTCTGCAACCTGGGCAATGACCTGACTGATGTGAGTATCGGCCAGAAGATGCTGTTGCAGCATATGGCTCAACAGTGCCTGCTGCGGAAAACGGCACATTTTCACTGCGTATTCGAAGGCTTCACCTGATCCTCCCAGTTGCAGCTGGTCGGGTGTGCCGGTAATAGGAACAACCGCCAAGTAGAGTTCAGGCGCCAGCCTGCCATTGAGGCGCAGTTCCTCTTCGCAATAGAATTTGCGTTTGGCCAGCGTCGAGCAGTCCATGAACCCGAGATTGAGCGCCTTTTTAATCTTATAGGCATACGATCCACTCAGGAAAACCCAAGAAATATGGGTTTCGATCAGCTCAAGCCTATCAGCGTCGTGCGGGTATACCGAGGGATTCTGTAGAGAGCGGATCAATTGGCGCTGGTTTTTATCAATCATGTCTGACTGTCCCCTGAGGATGATAGAAATTTTCTTTTTAGAGATTGTGCGATATTAGATAAGCCGGTGGCTAAAGATATCCATCAATTTTACCAATGGACACCAATACCGGCACCATACTTTACCACCGAGAAATGGGTACAGTATAACAGAAATAATACCGACAAGCCACACATCTACGAGAATCTTGTACCAATATAAATTTGCCTCTGCCGCTTTGACCGGAAACCCTATAACGTCCTTCAGAAGCATTAATCCAGTAACTATAAACGCCGTCCAGAGAATGAAACTACTCATCTTCTCCCGCTTGATGCTTGTATTACCTTTTGGGGCCAGACATATACGATACCATATGCCCGCCAAGGTTGTCATGCAAAATTCGGATCATTTGCCAGCGCTTCTCCTACTCATTTATATTCTACGGCAAACTGGAACAGGAACTCCGGAATGATAAAGAACATGATCCACTGAAACCCGATGAGTGAAGAATAGCGAAAGATCTGCAATCGGTCTTTCTTGTCAAACCCCCACTCTTTCATGGCTGAAACTCCAAAGGCGGTCTTTACGGCAGTATAAAGGACCGTATACCAGAACGCCCATGGTCTCCCAAAGAGTGAGAACAGTGCGTTACCCCACCCACGAAATGGCCAGAACTCAGAGCCGCCACCCACCTTAACTCCATAAATTGTATAGCATATGAGAAAAGTAATGCCCAGCCACGAAAATCGCTCTCTCTTCGCAAAACCACCATATAAAAGACCCGTCAAACCGGTAAAGAAGAGTGGTACGCCAAACAGCTCAGGTATCCAACCAAGAAGAGGTCTGTTCCATTCGTGGCTGTCTCCTCCCCATATTGAGAGGTCCAGAAGCGAAAGGATTACGAGACTAAAATTTTTCCATAGGTTTCCTGTCCACTCCCCTTCAAGTCGAATGCCCTGCTTCTTGAGAAACTTTACCGGTAATTCAGCTCCGATAAGCTCAAACGCATGATGGTAAGATATTCTTTCGGTTGCTGTTCCCGCCCCCAACCACAATGATCTCTTCATCGCGGTAGTGTTTTGGAGCATAGAGACGTGGTATACCTCTTCTCGATCTTCACCAGGTACTCCCAGCTTTCGCGCGTTACCACGCTGACCTGACCTATAGCCAGAATAACTCGGCGAGCCTTTAACGTATCTCCACGATGAGTTTTAACGTTAAAATTTTTTCCGTCCTTTACTATGCTTTCGACACCTTGATCGGTCTTGACATTAAGACCGTTTTCATTGATAATTTGATGCCAGCGGTAGAGTAAAAAATGAAAAAACCCTGCATTATGGCAAATGGATCATTGTGAAAATTTGCTAATGTAAGGATATCAGGAGAGACATGCCTACTTTCTATCACAAAACCGATATTTACAAACATATCGACAACAATCACCTTTTCTACATTTCAAAAAGCTTATTCAATTGAGCTAAGTCAAGTATTTAAAAAAAAACTTGACTTACACTTGTCATTGCCTTAATCTCGCACAGTTTCAAAAAAACAATTTTCTATCATTCATTGTCGTAAGTGATGAATCTTTGCAGGCGACAATTAAATGTACGAAAAAATTTTCTTGTCGCAAGGGAAACAGGGATGACCCTTGCAAAGCTGACTCTTTAATTGGGGAAGTTCTTCTCATTTTATATGCCGAAATAAAGAGCATTGTTCTTATCGGCAGGCATATGGAGACGGCTATTTCTGTCGCTGCTCAACGAAGTAAGAGATTTACAATAAGCACAAGGTACGAACGTTTAATAGACAAATATAGCGGGTGTGTAAACGTATCCCAGAAAAGGAAAGACTCTATGGAACAGGTGAAGATTGATTTAAAGAAAGAACAACAGTCATCCTTGGCTCGGACGAGGTATAAATATTCATTGGCGGCGAAATGTTTTTTTATGACGATGGATTGGATTACAGGGAAAAAAGTGACCCTGGCCAAAACGAAGCTCATTGAAATTCTGGCAAGCATTCCTTACCGGGCCTGGGAAGTCCGTCAATATGGGCGGTTGACGCGCCTCTTTCGAAAAAAAGAAGTTGTGGAAGAAGCCCTGAGAATTATGAAATGGGGGCGAGAAGCTCAGGACAATGAATATTGGCATTTGCGTGTTATTCATGAAAAAATGAAAGAAGACGGCATTAAAGAACCGTGGTATTTCTTTCCATTGATCCCCTTCATGATGGTCATTTCCTATGTGTTGATTACGCGATTCATGGCGTTGGTAAATATCCGCCGAGCATTTCTTTTTAACGCGGAGTTTGAAGACCATGCCGAACATGTTTATGCTCAGTTTGTCGCAGAGAATCCTCAATGGGAGGGGCAGCCTGTTCATAATGAGCTGGTTAAACAATATGGGGATCT is drawn from Candidatus Scalindua sp. and contains these coding sequences:
- a CDS encoding AAA family ATPase, with the translated sequence MIDKNQRQLIRSLQNPSVYPHDADRLELIETHISWVFLSGSYAYKIKKALNLGFMDCSTLAKRKFYCEEELRLNGRLAPELYLAVVPITGTPDQLQLGGSGEAFEYAVKMCRFPQQALLSHMLQQHLLADTHISQVIAQVADFHQTIPAATPGTRYGNPDHVAAPVHENFVQIRERMHAPRHLELLDQLEVWAEHQYESCYPHFRQRKEQGFIRECHGDMHLGNMAVVDDRVVIFDGIEFNPDLYWIDVMSEVAFLCMDLEYHGKHNLACRFLNSYLERTGDYQGLRVFRYYQAYRAMVRAKVACIRLGQQAVSDLQSSDMQEFECYLQLALSYTQPQQPALFITHGLSGSGKSTLSGPLVESLAAIRIRSDRERQRMFGKGRRQGEASTISEGVYSEDAGRQTYGKLAELAEAVLQSWYSVIIDATFLERQQRKPFKQLADRLGVPIRILFFRADADVLRQRIQNRQREGRDISEADLSVLEHQLAAYAGLDDDEQGYTVTIDTESVSESEQILALVNQAL
- a CDS encoding 4Fe-4S binding protein, whose product is MSSFILWTAFIVTGLMLLKDVIGFPVKAAEANLYWYKILVDVWLVGIISVILYPFLGGKVWCRYWCPLVKLMDIFSHRLI